A window of the Pseudomonas furukawaii genome harbors these coding sequences:
- the gmk gene encoding guanylate kinase, with protein sequence MTATPGTLYIVSAPSGAGKTSLVKALIDAEPNIRVSVSHTTRGMRPGEVDSVNYHFVSREKFVQMLEHGDFLEHAEVFGNLYGTSQSWVLQTLAEGHDLILEIDWQGAQQVRHLMPQARSIFILPPSQDALRQRLDNRGQDSADVIEQRMREAVSEMSHYVEYDYLVINDDFATALDDLKAIFRANQLRHDAQQVRHGILLAQLLA encoded by the coding sequence ATGACCGCCACCCCCGGCACCCTGTACATCGTTTCCGCCCCCTCCGGCGCCGGCAAGACCAGCCTGGTCAAGGCGCTGATCGACGCCGAGCCGAACATCCGCGTCTCCGTTTCCCACACCACCCGTGGCATGCGCCCGGGCGAGGTGGACAGCGTCAACTACCACTTCGTGAGCCGCGAGAAGTTCGTCCAGATGCTCGAGCACGGCGACTTCCTGGAGCACGCCGAAGTCTTCGGCAACCTCTACGGCACCTCCCAGAGCTGGGTGCTGCAGACCCTCGCCGAAGGCCATGACCTGATCCTCGAGATCGACTGGCAGGGCGCCCAACAGGTCCGTCACCTGATGCCCCAGGCCAGGTCCATCTTCATCCTGCCGCCGAGCCAGGATGCGTTGCGCCAGCGCCTGGACAACCGGGGCCAGGACAGCGCGGACGTCATCGAGCAGCGCATGCGCGAAGCCGTCAGCGAGATGAGCCACTACGTCGAGTACGACTACCTGGTGATCAACGACGACTTCGCCACCGCCCTGGACGACCTCAAGGCCATCTTCCGCGCCAACCAGCTGCGCCACGACGCCCAGCAGGTTCGTCATGGCATCCTGCTGGCTCAGCTGCTGGCCTGA
- the exbB gene encoding tonB-system energizer ExbB: MNSNARNAKPTLASRPPRLLAALMISLMLTPGGAFAEEPSAQAVPTATQAVAPVDAANGTVAPAIEGSAAPAEGAALDPNAPPADPLAAEQPAEETLAHDLSPWGMYQNADIVVKAVMIGLALASVLTWTVWIAKGLELIGAKRRLRRELVTLKGARTLNEAADKVGDGNCISHHLVQDAQEEVKLSASSREKEGIKERVSFRLERLVAASGRQMSQGTGVLATIGSTAPFVGLFGTVWGIMNSFIGIAKSQTTNLAVVAPGIAEALLATALGLVAAIPAVVIYNVFARSIAGYKAQVADASAQVLLLVSRDLDHQPADRAQSPHMVKVG; the protein is encoded by the coding sequence ATGAATTCCAACGCTCGCAACGCAAAGCCCACACTCGCTTCCCGTCCGCCACGCCTGTTGGCCGCCCTGATGATCAGCCTGATGCTGACCCCCGGCGGCGCCTTCGCCGAGGAGCCCAGCGCCCAGGCCGTGCCGACCGCCACCCAGGCCGTCGCCCCGGTGGATGCGGCCAATGGCACTGTCGCTCCGGCTATCGAGGGTAGCGCGGCGCCGGCAGAAGGCGCCGCCCTGGACCCCAATGCCCCGCCCGCCGACCCGCTGGCCGCCGAGCAGCCGGCTGAAGAGACCCTGGCCCACGACCTCTCCCCCTGGGGCATGTACCAGAACGCCGACATCGTGGTGAAGGCCGTGATGATCGGCCTGGCCCTGGCCTCGGTGCTGACCTGGACCGTGTGGATCGCCAAGGGCCTCGAGCTGATCGGCGCCAAGCGTCGCCTGCGTCGCGAGCTGGTCACCCTGAAGGGCGCCCGCACCCTGAATGAAGCCGCCGACAAGGTCGGCGACGGCAACTGCATCTCCCATCATCTGGTGCAGGACGCCCAGGAAGAGGTGAAGCTGTCCGCCAGCAGCCGCGAAAAGGAGGGCATCAAGGAGCGCGTCAGCTTCCGCCTGGAGCGCCTGGTGGCCGCCAGCGGCCGACAGATGAGCCAGGGCACCGGCGTGCTCGCCACCATCGGCTCCACCGCCCCCTTCGTCGGCCTCTTCGGCACCGTCTGGGGCATCATGAACAGCTTCATCGGCATCGCCAAATCCCAGACCACCAACCTCGCCGTGGTCGCCCCCGGTATCGCCGAAGCCCTGCTGGCCACCGCCCTGGGCCTCGTCGCGGCGATCCCGGCCGTGGTCATCTACAACGTCTTCGCCCGCTCCATCGCCGGCTACAAGGCCCAGGTCGCCGATGCGTCCGCCCAGGTCCTGCTGCTGGTCAGCCGTGACCTGGACCACCAGCCGGCCGATCGCGCGCAATCCCCGCACATGGTCAAAGTGGGCTGA
- the rpoZ gene encoding DNA-directed RNA polymerase subunit omega yields MARVTVEDCLDNVDNRFELVMLATKRSRQLATGGKEPKVAWENDKPTVVALREIAAGLVDYDVVAQEDIVEEEPLFAAFEEEANEAL; encoded by the coding sequence ATGGCCCGCGTTACCGTTGAAGACTGCCTGGACAACGTCGATAACCGCTTCGAGCTGGTCATGCTCGCCACCAAGCGTTCCCGTCAGCTGGCCACCGGCGGCAAGGAGCCGAAGGTAGCCTGGGAAAACGACAAGCCGACCGTAGTCGCCCTGCGCGAAATCGCTGCCGGTCTGGTCGACTACGATGTGGTCGCCCAGGAAGACATCGTTGAAGAAGAGCCGCTGTTCGCCGCATTCGAGGAAGAGGCCAACGAGGCCCTCTGA
- a CDS encoding LysE family translocator has product MLPLFLLVASTHFAALLSPGPDFFLLLRAGLVKGRRHGDGCAAGIATANLLSMVLVLLVLGLLPDSGGGFWSALQLVGGAYFIWIGGRALLARRELALPQVAPLAQGRWRSGFVEGLLASSLNPKLPIFYAGLFGVLRGAAMPDWGLALCMGWMTAVVLCWDMALVRLLGSAHWRGWLQARVRGLDRLCGVLLLALGAWLAAGA; this is encoded by the coding sequence ATGTTGCCCTTGTTCCTGCTGGTTGCCAGCACCCATTTCGCCGCCCTGCTGTCGCCGGGCCCGGATTTTTTCCTTCTGCTGCGGGCGGGCCTGGTGAAAGGCCGGCGGCATGGCGACGGCTGCGCTGCCGGAATCGCCACCGCCAACCTGCTGTCCATGGTGCTGGTACTGCTGGTGCTTGGGCTGCTCCCGGATTCGGGGGGCGGATTCTGGTCGGCGCTGCAACTGGTGGGCGGAGCCTACTTCATCTGGATCGGCGGCCGGGCCCTGCTGGCCCGCCGTGAGTTGGCGCTGCCGCAGGTCGCGCCGCTGGCGCAGGGGCGCTGGCGTAGCGGTTTCGTCGAAGGGCTGCTGGCCAGCAGCCTGAACCCCAAGCTGCCGATCTTCTACGCGGGGTTGTTCGGCGTCCTGCGGGGTGCGGCCATGCCCGACTGGGGGCTGGCCCTGTGCATGGGCTGGATGACGGCGGTGGTGCTGTGCTGGGACATGGCCCTGGTGCGCCTGCTCGGAAGTGCTCATTGGCGCGGCTGGCTGCAGGCGCGGGTGAGGGGGCTGGACCGGTTGTGCGGCGTTCTGCTGCTGGCCCTGGGGGCGTGGTTGGCCGCAGGGGCGTAA
- a CDS encoding helix-turn-helix transcriptional regulator, translated as MDANRMLARPWLPGVELFHADFSGQPFGRHSHDAFAVGAILQGVGGYQCRGVRHALPAGTLSLMNPEEPHTGHAESERLVYRMLYVEESRLPALLGRKRLPTGFRELNPTDDGAVAAGLARLAEAFERADALTLESELLDVLERVFVRHGGLRPAAPAPRDGGVTRILRDYLENHHAEAVSLECLAGLVQRHPRHLIEAFRRAYGVPPHTYLLQRRVREAKRLLLDGQPPLEVALALGFYDQAHFSGTFKRFTGVTPGQFRHAARA; from the coding sequence GTGGACGCCAACAGGATGCTGGCCCGCCCCTGGTTGCCGGGGGTGGAGTTGTTCCATGCGGACTTTTCCGGGCAGCCCTTCGGTCGCCACAGCCATGACGCCTTCGCCGTCGGCGCCATCCTGCAAGGCGTAGGTGGCTACCAGTGCCGGGGCGTGCGACATGCGCTGCCAGCCGGAACCCTGTCGCTGATGAATCCGGAGGAGCCCCACACCGGCCATGCCGAGTCCGAGCGGCTGGTCTATCGCATGCTCTATGTCGAGGAGTCGCGCTTGCCCGCGCTGCTCGGGCGCAAGCGTCTGCCGACCGGCTTCCGCGAATTGAATCCGACCGATGACGGCGCTGTAGCCGCCGGCCTGGCACGCCTGGCCGAGGCGTTCGAGCGAGCCGACGCGCTGACCCTTGAAAGCGAGTTGCTGGACGTGCTGGAGCGGGTGTTCGTGCGCCACGGCGGGTTGCGGCCGGCCGCCCCAGCGCCTCGCGACGGTGGGGTGACGCGCATCCTGCGGGACTACCTGGAAAACCATCACGCCGAAGCGGTGAGCCTGGAGTGCCTGGCGGGCCTGGTGCAGCGCCATCCCCGTCACCTGATCGAGGCGTTTCGCCGCGCCTACGGCGTGCCGCCCCATACCTACCTGCTGCAGCGGCGCGTTCGGGAGGCGAAGCGGCTGCTGCTGGACGGCCAGCCGCCCCTGGAGGTCGCCCTGGCCCTGGGGTTCTACGACCAGGCGCACTTCTCCGGCACCTTCAAGCGTTTCACGGGCGTCACGCCCGGGCAGTTCCGTCACGCGGCGCGCGCCTGA
- a CDS encoding RidA family protein, giving the protein MTKTVISSDKAPAAIGTYSQAIKAGNTVYLSGQIPLDPKTMELVEGFEAQTVQVFENLKAVAEAAGGSFKDIVKLNIFLTDLSHFAKVNEVMGRYFEQPYPARAAIGVAALPRGSQVEMDAILVLE; this is encoded by the coding sequence ATGACCAAGACCGTCATCAGCAGCGACAAGGCCCCGGCCGCCATCGGCACCTACTCCCAGGCCATCAAAGCCGGCAACACCGTCTACCTGTCCGGGCAGATCCCGCTGGACCCGAAGACCATGGAACTGGTGGAAGGCTTCGAAGCCCAGACCGTCCAGGTGTTCGAGAACCTGAAGGCCGTGGCCGAAGCCGCTGGTGGCTCCTTCAAGGACATCGTCAAGCTGAACATCTTCCTCACCGACCTGTCCCACTTCGCCAAGGTGAACGAAGTCATGGGCCGCTACTTCGAGCAGCCCTACCCCGCCCGCGCCGCCATCGGTGTCGCCGCCCTGCCGCGCGGCTCGCAGGTGGAAATGGACGCCATCCTGGTCCTCGAGTAA
- a CDS encoding SDR family oxidoreductase, with amino-acid sequence MSDPTSLLIAGCGDVGGRLARLMLEDGWTVHGLRRHVAALPAGVHPVAGDLERPERPRDWPTGRLDYLVYSAAASQHDEAGYRSAYVEGLRHVLTWLEATGQTPRRLLFVSSSGVYGQRDGEWIDEDAPAEADTYSGRVMLEAERLALSSGIPATRVRLSGIYGPGREWLLKQVRMGYRVVSAPPLYANRIHVDDCAGLLAHLLRADASGESLADCYLGVDDAPAPLHEVVGWLRERLGVTDWAEESTVRRSGSKRCSNARARALGWAPRYPSYREGYAAILDES; translated from the coding sequence ATGTCCGATCCCACTTCCCTGTTGATCGCCGGGTGCGGCGATGTCGGCGGCCGCCTGGCGCGTCTGATGCTGGAGGACGGTTGGACCGTCCATGGCCTGCGTCGCCATGTCGCGGCATTGCCGGCGGGCGTTCATCCGGTGGCCGGCGACCTGGAACGGCCCGAACGGCCCCGGGACTGGCCCACTGGACGGTTGGACTACCTGGTGTACAGCGCGGCGGCCAGCCAGCATGACGAGGCGGGTTACCGCTCCGCCTATGTCGAAGGCTTGCGCCACGTACTGACCTGGCTGGAGGCGACGGGGCAGACGCCGCGTCGCCTGTTGTTCGTGTCCAGCAGCGGGGTCTACGGCCAGCGCGACGGCGAATGGATCGACGAGGATGCCCCTGCCGAAGCCGACACCTATTCGGGCCGGGTGATGCTCGAAGCGGAGCGACTGGCCCTGTCCAGTGGCATCCCGGCCACTCGGGTGCGGCTTTCCGGTATCTACGGCCCAGGGCGCGAATGGCTGCTGAAGCAGGTGCGCATGGGCTATCGCGTGGTCAGCGCGCCGCCGCTCTACGCCAACCGCATCCATGTCGACGACTGCGCCGGCCTGCTGGCCCACCTGCTGCGGGCCGACGCTTCGGGAGAGTCGTTGGCGGACTGCTACCTCGGTGTCGACGATGCGCCGGCGCCCCTGCATGAGGTGGTGGGTTGGCTGCGGGAGCGCCTGGGCGTCACCGATTGGGCCGAAGAGTCCACGGTGCGCCGCTCCGGCAGCAAGCGTTGCAGCAATGCCCGCGCCCGTGCGTTGGGCTGGGCGCCGCGCTACCCGAGCTACCGCGAGGGCTACGCGGCGATCCTGGACGAGTCCTGA
- a CDS encoding YicC/YloC family endoribonuclease, producing MVHSMTAFARVERAGPYGTLSWELRSVNHRYLEPHLRLPDAFRDLEGPVRDALRQGLSRGKVEITLRLAEETAGKPLQVDRERAAQLIEAAEAVAALIRQPAPLNPLEVLAWPGVLVADAADPQALNAAALGAFTEALEELKKGRGREGTELARLLNERLDAMQEEVTALRALVPQMLAAQRQKVLDRFGEMKTELDPQRLEQEMVLLAQKSDVAEELDRLGTHIGEVRRVLKAGGAAGRRLDFLMQELNREANTLGSKAFDPRSTQAAVNLKVLIEQMREQVQNIE from the coding sequence ATGGTGCACAGCATGACCGCCTTCGCCCGCGTGGAGCGGGCCGGCCCCTACGGCACCCTGAGTTGGGAACTGCGCTCGGTCAACCACCGCTACCTGGAACCGCACCTGCGCCTGCCTGACGCCTTCCGCGATCTCGAAGGCCCGGTGCGCGACGCCCTGCGCCAGGGCCTGTCCCGAGGCAAGGTGGAGATCACCCTGCGCCTGGCCGAGGAAACCGCCGGCAAACCCTTGCAGGTGGATCGCGAACGAGCCGCGCAACTGATCGAGGCCGCCGAAGCCGTCGCCGCCCTGATCCGCCAGCCGGCACCGCTCAATCCCCTGGAAGTGCTCGCATGGCCGGGCGTGCTGGTGGCCGACGCCGCCGATCCCCAGGCCCTCAACGCCGCGGCACTGGGAGCCTTCACCGAAGCCCTGGAAGAGCTCAAGAAGGGCCGCGGGCGTGAAGGCACCGAGTTGGCGCGCCTCCTCAACGAGCGCCTGGACGCCATGCAGGAAGAAGTCACCGCCCTGCGCGCGCTGGTCCCGCAGATGCTCGCCGCCCAGCGCCAGAAGGTCCTCGACCGCTTTGGCGAGATGAAGACCGAACTGGACCCCCAACGCCTGGAACAGGAAATGGTCCTGCTGGCGCAGAAGAGCGACGTGGCGGAAGAACTGGACCGTCTCGGCACCCACATCGGTGAAGTGCGCCGCGTGCTCAAGGCGGGCGGCGCCGCTGGTCGCCGCCTGGACTTCCTGATGCAGGAGCTGAATCGCGAGGCCAACACCCTGGGCTCCAAGGCCTTCGACCCGCGCAGCACCCAGGCCGCCGTCAATCTAAAGGTCCTGATCGAGCAGATGCGCGAGCAGGTCCAGAACATCGAGTAA
- the spoT gene encoding bifunctional GTP diphosphokinase/guanosine-3',5'-bis pyrophosphate 3'-pyrophosphohydrolase gives MPSIDVLADRLSSYLSADQVNLVRRAYFYAEQAHDGQRRRSGEAYVTHPLAVANILADMHMDHQSLMAAMLHDVIEDTGIAKEALSAQFGETVAELVDGVSKLTQMNFESKAEAQAENFQKMAMAMARDIRVILVKLADRLHNMRTLEVLSGEKRRRIAKETLEIYAPIANRLGMHSMRVEFEDLGFKAMHPMRSERIRAAVRRARGNRKEIVAKIEESLTNCLRREGMEGEVIGREKHLFSIYKKMRGKRRAFNEIMDVYAFRIIVDKVDTCYRVLGAVHNLYKPLPGRFKDYIAIPKANGYQSLHTTLFGMHGVPIEIQIRTREMEEMANNGIAAHWLYKSSEDDQPKGNHARARQWVKGVLELQQRAGNSLEFIESVKIDLFPDEVYIFTPKGRIMELPKGSTAVDFAYAVHTDVGNSCIACRINRRLAPLSEPLQSGETVEIVTAPGARPNPAWLNFVVTGKARTHIRHALKQQRRSESISLGERLLNKALAGFESHLDKISPERIQAVLAEYRQDVIEDLLEDIGLGNRMAYVVARRLLASDGEQLPSPEGPLAIRGTEGLVLSYAKCCTPIPGDPIVGHLSAGKGMVVHLENCRNISEIRHNPEKCIQLSWAKDVTGEFNVELRVELEHQRGLIALLASSVNAADGNIEKISMDERDGRISVVQLVVSVHDRVHLARVIKKLRALKGVIRITRVRA, from the coding sequence TTGCCGAGCATAGACGTCCTCGCCGATCGACTTTCGTCCTACCTCAGCGCCGACCAGGTCAACCTGGTGCGCCGAGCCTATTTCTACGCCGAGCAGGCCCATGACGGGCAGCGCCGCCGCAGTGGCGAAGCCTACGTCACCCACCCGCTCGCCGTCGCCAACATCCTCGCCGACATGCACATGGACCATCAGAGCCTGATGGCCGCCATGCTGCACGACGTGATCGAGGACACCGGCATCGCCAAGGAAGCCTTGAGCGCCCAGTTCGGCGAGACCGTCGCCGAACTGGTGGACGGGGTCAGCAAGCTGACCCAGATGAACTTCGAGTCCAAGGCCGAGGCCCAGGCGGAAAACTTCCAGAAGATGGCCATGGCCATGGCCCGCGACATCCGCGTGATCCTGGTCAAGCTGGCCGACCGCCTGCACAACATGCGCACCCTGGAAGTGCTTTCCGGCGAAAAACGCCGACGCATCGCCAAGGAAACCCTGGAAATCTACGCCCCCATCGCCAATCGGCTGGGCATGCACAGCATGCGCGTGGAGTTCGAGGACCTGGGCTTCAAGGCCATGCACCCCATGCGCTCCGAGCGCATCCGCGCCGCGGTCCGGCGCGCACGGGGCAACCGCAAGGAAATCGTCGCCAAGATCGAGGAATCGCTGACCAACTGCCTGCGCCGGGAAGGCATGGAAGGCGAGGTCATCGGCCGCGAGAAGCACCTCTTCAGCATCTACAAGAAGATGCGCGGCAAGCGCCGGGCGTTCAACGAGATCATGGACGTCTACGCCTTCCGCATCATCGTCGACAAGGTGGACACCTGCTACCGCGTGCTCGGCGCCGTACACAACCTGTACAAGCCGCTGCCCGGCCGCTTCAAGGACTACATCGCGATTCCCAAGGCCAACGGCTACCAGTCCTTGCACACCACGCTGTTCGGCATGCACGGCGTGCCCATCGAAATCCAGATCCGCACCCGCGAGATGGAAGAGATGGCCAACAACGGCATCGCCGCACACTGGCTGTACAAGTCCTCCGAAGACGACCAGCCCAAGGGCAACCACGCCCGCGCCCGCCAATGGGTCAAGGGCGTACTGGAGTTGCAGCAGCGCGCCGGCAATTCCCTTGAATTCATCGAGAGCGTGAAGATCGACCTCTTCCCGGACGAGGTCTACATCTTCACGCCCAAGGGCCGGATCATGGAGCTGCCCAAAGGCTCCACGGCCGTCGACTTCGCCTACGCGGTGCACACCGACGTCGGCAACAGCTGCATCGCCTGCCGCATCAACCGCCGCCTGGCACCGCTGTCCGAACCGCTGCAGAGCGGCGAGACCGTGGAGATCGTCACTGCGCCGGGCGCCCGGCCTAACCCGGCCTGGCTCAACTTCGTGGTCACCGGCAAGGCCCGCACCCACATCCGCCACGCCCTCAAGCAGCAACGCCGATCCGAGTCCATCAGCCTGGGCGAGCGCCTGCTGAACAAGGCCCTGGCCGGCTTCGAAAGCCACCTGGACAAGATCAGCCCCGAGCGCATCCAGGCGGTCCTGGCCGAATACCGCCAGGACGTGATCGAAGACCTGCTGGAAGACATCGGCCTCGGCAACCGCATGGCCTATGTGGTGGCCCGCCGCCTCCTGGCCAGCGACGGCGAGCAGTTGCCCAGCCCCGAAGGCCCCCTGGCGATCCGCGGCACCGAAGGCCTGGTGCTCAGCTACGCCAAGTGCTGCACGCCGATCCCGGGCGACCCCATCGTCGGCCACCTGTCGGCGGGCAAGGGCATGGTGGTGCACCTGGAGAACTGCCGGAACATCAGCGAGATCCGCCACAACCCGGAAAAATGCATCCAGCTTTCCTGGGCCAAGGACGTCACCGGCGAGTTCAACGTCGAACTCCGCGTCGAACTGGAGCACCAGCGCGGCCTGATCGCCCTGCTGGCCAGCAGCGTCAACGCCGCCGACGGCAACATCGAAAAGATCAGCATGGACGAACGCGATGGCCGCATCAGCGTGGTCCAACTGGTGGTCAGCGTGCATGACCGCGTGCACCTGGCCCGAGTGATCAAGAAGCTGCGCGCCCTGAAGGGGGTGATCCGCATCACCCGCGTGCGCGCGTAG